Below is a genomic region from Geothermobacter hydrogeniphilus.
TTCCATGCCGTAGCCCTGCAGGTACTCTTCGGCCTCCCCGGCATAAGGCCCGTCGGCGGAACTGCTCAGGGCTCCGGTCTCGGCCTTGATCTGTTCTTCAAAAAGGGATTTGAGGACAATGGCACCGGCGCCGGCCGCGGCACACGTCTTGACACCGTCAAGAGATCCGGTCAGGCTGCAGCTGCCGACGACAAGAGGGTTCTTCAGGGAAAGTCCCATGTAGCGGGTAGCTAAATCAGGCATAGCGATCCTTCCTGTTCTTTGTTGCTGATCACAAATAAACGGCATCACAAAAACTCACCGGCGGCGGTGAAACGTACAAACGACCATTGCAGAACAATACCCAACTTACGGGAAAAAGACCAGACCAATCAGCATGGAAATTCTTCCGAAACCGTCCTGATTTCCGGCTTCAAGCCGGTTTTCGCGCCACAATTCCGGCCAGGCTGCCCCCCTTGCGGGACGCCTCCAACCCCTCTTCGTGGCGAAGGATCTCCCAACCGGCAAAGACTTCCGGCAACTCCCCCGGATTGAGAACAAATTGGCGAGCCAGTCCTCCGGCGGCAAAGGGCCCGGCCAGACTGAAGGTGCGCACCACCGCCACCCCGCCGGGACGAACCGCCGCCAGCAGCGCCGGGTAGAGAGCTCGCTGAAGGTAGAAAAACTGCAGCAGCAGGTCGCAGCAGTCAACCGGCAGGCGCGGCGAACGCTCCAGATCCTGCTGCCGCAACGTAAGGCTCAGCCCTTTCTGGGCAGCCTCCCGCGCCGCGATTTCGAGTCCGACCGGAGACTTGTCGATCCCGGTCACCCGCCAGCCCTGCCCGGCCAGCCAGAGGGCATTGCGCCCCCGACCGCAAGCGACATCGAGGCAGTCACCGACGGCTGGAAACAGCGCGGCAACCGCCACCAGCCAGGGATCAGGTTCCAGGTCACCTTCACGCTGGCGCCAGCGTTCATCCCAGTTCGCTACCACTTGCAGCTCTCAGATGTCTCAATATCACAATCAGACAGATATCCCATTCCACCGTCCCAAGGCACTGGATTTTTTATCAAATCAAGGCGCAGCCCAATGAGCGCGGAGGCGTAGCGTTCGCTAGGTCGCACACACAAGCGAAGCGGGTCTG
It encodes:
- a CDS encoding methyltransferase domain-containing protein, translated to MVANWDERWRQREGDLEPDPWLVAVAALFPAVGDCLDVACGRGRNALWLAGQGWRVTGIDKSPVGLEIAAREAAQKGLSLTLRQQDLERSPRLPVDCCDLLLQFFYLQRALYPALLAAVRPGGVAVVRTFSLAGPFAAGGLARQFVLNPGELPEVFAGWEILRHEEGLEASRKGGSLAGIVARKPA